A region of the Stieleria neptunia genome:
GCCGGCCACCAACTGGTCGCCGCGGGGGCGAATCAGATCAGCGTGATTCAATTGCCGGACGAGAACCGCCCCGCAAGGATCGTCAAATCGATTCCGATCGACAAACCGATCGAGCGATTGATCGTCGCCGATGGCAAACTGTTTGCCGTTTCGATCGACGGCCACCTGCTGTGCTATGGCCGCCGCAGCAACAACGACACCTACCCGCAGCGGGCAAAACTGGATTTGCCGCGCAGGACCGCGATAGACGATTCCGGCTCGGCGCGGCAAACCGCCGGCGAGTTGCTGGCCACCGGCGATGCGTCCGGATACGCGTTCTGGTTCGGCCGCTGCGACCACCCCACCGCGCTGGCCCTCGCGGCCGAGTCGCCCTTTGTGCAACTGGCAATCGTCGATTCGGATTCCACCGCGATCGATCCGACGCGTCGGCGTCTGGACGCCGATGACCGTTATGGCCGCGTCACGATCCACCACAGCGACCCCCTTTCGTTCCAACCGCCCAATTACGTCGCCAATATGGTGTTCGTCGCGGATGCGGAGCAACTGGACGAAGCCGAAATCGAATCCATTTATCAATGTGTGCGTCCCTACGGCGGCGTCATGCATCTGCTCGGTCGTGACAACCGAGATGCGATCGCACGGCGTGTCGTTGCGATGCATTTGGAACAAGCCGTCGTCACGACCGGCGAACACGGCGTGATCGTGCGACGCGTCGGCGCCCTGCCCGGATCGGCCGATTGGACCCACCAATACGGCGACATCGCCAACACCGTCAAATCCAATGACTCCCGGGTCAAGCTGCCGTTGGGTGTGCTGTGGTTCGGGGGCAGCAGCAACATGGACGTGCTGCCGCGTCACGGGCATGGCCCACCGGAACAAGTGGTCGGCGGCCGGTTGTTCATTCAAGGGATGAACTCGCTGAGCGCCCGAGACGTCTACACCGGACGCGTGCTTTGGAAACGCGACTTCGCCGACTTGGGCACCTTTGACGTCTACTACGACCAGACCTACGAGAACCTGCCGCTGGACCCGAAGTACAACCAGGTACATATCCCCGGCGCGAACGCTCGCGGCACCAATTACGTCGTCACCGAAGACCGGGTCTACATCGTCGAAGGAAGTGTCTGCCACGCGCTCGATCCGGCAACGGGGGAGTTGATCAACGATTTCCAGCTTCCGATGTCAGCGACGGGCGAACAAGAGCAATGGGGCTATCTGGGGGTTTACCAAGACGTGCTGATCGGCGGCCTCGGATTCGCGATGTACCGCCAACGCAACAATCTGTCGTTCGATTCCGACAAGAAACTGAAATCCAACAAAGCCGGTTTCGGATCCAAAAGTTTTGATCGTGCCGCCAGTGTCGCGCTGGTCGGCTTTGATCGCCACAGTGGCAAACAACTTTGGAAAGTCGACGCCCGCCACAGTTTTTGGCACAACGGGATCGTCGCCGGCGGCGGCAAAGTTTATTGCCTGGACCGCACGCCCAAACAAATCGAAGACGCATTGCTGCGTCGCGGTCAATCACGCAGCGACACCTACCGCATCGTGGCCATTGATTTTCAGACCGGAGAGCAAACCTGGGAAATCAACGACAACATCTTCGGCAGCTGGCTCGGTTATTCCGAGCAGCATGACCTGCTGCTCCAGGCCGGTGCCAAGGCCAGCGACCGGTTGGCCGACGAAGTCGCCGCGGGCATGGCGGTCTACCATGGCGACGACGGATCGGTGAAATGGAGCGACCCGTCGTTGAAGTACTCCGGACCATGCATCTTGCACAACGACTTGATCATCACCAACGCCAACTCCTACTCCGAATCCGCGGGTGCCTTCTTTCTGCAAACCGGTCAACCCAAGCTGGTCGAAAATCCGCTGACCGGTCAATTGCAACCGTGGAAAATCACCCGTGCCTACGGGTGCAACAGCATCATCGCCAGCGAGAATCTGCTGACGTTCCGCTCCGGTGCCGCGGGCTTTTATGATTTGCTGACCCATTCGGGCACGGGAAATCTGGGCGGTTTCAAATCGGGTTGCACGGCCAATCTGGTCGTCGCTAACGGGGTCTTGAATGCCCCCGACTACACCCGCACGTGCAGCTGCGCGTATCAAAATCAAACGTCATTGGCGCTCGTTCACATGCCGGCAATCGAAACCTGGAGTGTGCACAACGGCGCCTCGGACACCCCGTCGGGCGAAATGATTCGCAATCTGGCGATCAACTTTGGCGCCCCCGGCGATCGCCGTGACGAAGACGGCATGCTGTGGTTGGAACACCCCGTCGTCGCCGGCGATTCACCGCCGCTGTCCGTGACGACCAATCCAGAAACCCGCTATTTCTCGCGTCACTCGTCCACCGCCGCCGCCGCCGATCGGCCCTGGGTCGCGGCTTCGGGAGCCGAGGGCATCACGGAACTTCGCTTGGCACTGACGCTGAGAGACAAAAACGATGCGCCCGGCGAAGGCGAGGAAGAACCCGAATTGAAACGCTACGACGTCGAACTCGTCTTCGCGGCCCCCGTCACGGGCGAGCAAGGTGTTCGCGTCTTTGACGTCCACCTGCAAAACAAACGCGTCGCCGAAAACGTGACGATCGATGGTGCGGACCATGTCACGTCCACGCTGGTGCTCCGTGACGTAGAAATACGCAACGAAGTGCAATTGAAATTCATCGCCAAGCAAGGCTCGCCCGTCCTCTCGGGAATCAAGCTGAAACGACACTGAAAAAATCCTGGCGGGCAACGCTGAGAAGCATTTGTTAGCGGCAGGGCGCGAGCCCTCCGGTCTTTCCAACGGAAACCGGACGGCTCGCGGGCTGTCGCCGGTTGCGATCACGAGTTGGGCCAGAGCCAAAATGTAAAAGCTTTCTGATCTTGAAGCTTTCGTCCCTGCCAGACCGAATGCACTTTGTTATCAAGGAAGCAGTTTAAACAGGAGTCGGGACATGGATCGTTGATCGGACCTTCATCTCGTGACGCTATACTCAACAGGTTGTTGCAATGTTGTTTCCCTTCCAACCACGCTTCATCATGTTACACGCTGGACTTGCGATCATCGCATCGCTGGCCAGCAGCACCGGCGCGACGGCCCAGTCGCGACCGACAGGCATGCTGAATATCGGCTTCGCCCATGATCCCGGTGCCGACCATTACGATGGTGTCGTCGGGGCGCGGGGAGACGTCTGGAACTTCGTCAGCGTGGGGACAACGGCCAAAGATTTCATGCGTTTGAGTGACACTCGTGGCAGCACCGCGCGTTTGCGAGTCACGCGACACGATGGAGCTTGGGGGATTGCCGGGCAATCGGGAATCTTCCACGGTTACATCTACGACAATTGCCGCTGCAAGGATTTGGAGGTAACGATCCTGGATCTCGAACCGGGACGCTATCGGGCGTACGTCTACGCACACGGAGACGCTCCCGACCAGAACGCCAACATCGAATTGCACGTCGCCGGCGAAAGCCTAGGCAAAAAAGCGACGGCAAATGACGGCACCCACGGCTACCGCTCGCAACCGATGACCGAAGGCGTTCAATACGTGACGTTCGACTTCGACGTTTGGCGGGGAAACGAAATCAAGTTCATCAGCCATCGGGACGGCAGTTCGTATTCCATGTTCAACGCCATCCAGCTTGTTCCGCTCAACCGTGAAGCGGATCCGGCGTCGGGGAACGGCACCTGACCGCTGAATCGAATTCCATCAACCGATTGCGGTTACAATGAAGACGGTCTGGCGATTTCCGTCATGAACCGATTCGAAACCTCACCGATGCACCAAACGGCGGAGCGATGCGACGAATTTCTACTCAAGCGATTCCGTTGGCTTGTTTTACGCTCGCGCTGACACTGCTGACTCCACCATTGGCGCGGTCCGCCGACTACTTTCTAACGATCGGCGGCGGATACTCCCCGTCGGGCAATCAAGCGTCGCTGGAAAACAACGTGTTGTTCTTTCAACGGGTGTTGGACGAAACGAATCTGGATCAGACGCACAACGACGTGTTTTTCTCCGACGGCAGCGCGGACGGCCCCGACGTGCAGGTGATGGATCCGCGATCGATCCCCAAAGCGAATCGATTGATGGCGGAATTTTTTGGCAGTCGATCCTCGCTGGGATTGTCGTATCGTAATCATCGCATCCCGGAGGTCCGCGGCAGTACGCGACCTGAAAACATTCGCAAATGGTTCGACGAAGTCGGCGTCACGATGACCGCCGGCGATCGGCTGCTGCTGTTCGTCACCGCCCACGGCAACAAGAGTGCCGATTCGAACGACCCGTACAACACGACGATCGCAACGTGGAACAATTCTTCGATCAAGATGCGGGAATTCGTCAGCCTGCTCGATGGGCTTGCGGTCGGAGTGGACGTGGTGGCTGTTATGGTTCAATGTCATTCCGGCGGCTTTGCCAAACTGATCTACAACGCGGGAGAACCCGATCGGGGACTCTCTCCACAGCGCCGCTGTGCGTTCTTTGCGACCGTCCATGATCGTCCCGCAGCGGGTTGCACACCGGAAGTCGACGAGGCAAGCTATGTCGAATACAGCACCTATTTTTGGGCCGCACTGTCCGGCCGGTCGCGAACCGGTGATCCGATCGATCCGCCGGACTACAACCACGATGGCGTGGTTTCGTTTGACGAAGCCCATGCCTACACGATCTTGACCGCCGACACGATCGATCTGCCGATCAAAACATCGGGGGAATTCCTGAGCCAGTACAGCACATTCGCGGACGGGGATTCCAAGTTACTCTCCAACGAAGAATCGTATGACCTGGTACTCAGCCTGGCCACAACGACCCAAGCGGCGATTCTCGACGGCCTTTCCGAACAACTGAACCTGACCGGGAACGATCGGTTGGTCGACGCCTGGAAGGCACTCGAGGACGGACGCCGCCGCGGACGTTCCCGACGCCGTGCCCCCGAATCTTCATCGGCACAGTTGCGACGCAAGATCGCCGGCGATTTGAAACGCAGGTGGCCGGAACTGGCCAATGTCCTCAATCCCGTTTCGGTTGAATTGATGACGTCACGTGCCGCGGAGTTTGTCGCGGCGGTCGAGAAGCATCGTGATTACAAACGGTATCGTGAACTGGCCGACACGCCCAAGCCGGACCCGACCAAGCAAAACGTCAAGTACGATCGGTTTCTGCGGGTCGCCGACAACGTGCTGTTGGCGGAAAACCTGAGGCGTCTGGGCGACGAAGAACGGATCGCCCAATACGAAGCGCTCGTCGCCGCCGAATCGGGATCGCTCATCGATTAGGCGTCCCACTGCTGCATCGCCGTCGCGATGCGGCGCAGCTTGGGTTTGTTCTTTTCGATCGCCATCAAGCCGATCATCAACATCACGCCGCTGCTGATGCCGAAGACCCACCACGGCCAAACCGCACCGATTTGTTGTTGGGCATGCCAAACCATGCTGGTCACGCCGATCAACACAAACGTCGTCCCCAAGTACAGGAACGGTTTGACACGCAGTGCCACACCGGCGGCGGCCCCCAGCAGTGCCAGCACGATCAAGACGATCGGTCCCCAAATCGTCGAACCGACCCCTTGAACCAACATGTCCGCCGTGCTGGTCACATAGATCGTCAACGTCGCCGCATAACGGATCGCGGCCGCGGTCTTTGCCCCCAACGACTCGCGTTGAAAATGGGTCGCGACCAACACACAGACCGCCGGCGGGATCAACCAGGCCTGGGGATGCGAAAGGAAGTCCCAATTCGGCGTTTGCACCAAGATCACCCACAACGCCACGTTCCCGATCATGATCGACACCAGTCGCGCCCGGCCGCTCTTCCACAGGAACGACACGACGCCATAGTAGAGGGCCGCCGCGATCAACAAACCTTGATAGGACACGCGGCCCTGGATGTAGGTCCATCGACTGCCGTCGGATTCGCCGAACAGCGACGACACCCACGATCCGCTTAACCAGAACCCGATCACGGGAACCAGGGGCAAGAACAAAGCGGTTTGTTTGAGCGTTTTTTCCAGCACGTCATCGCCACGACGACGCGCCCATTCGGTGATTCCCACGCTGGCAAACGCCAACGTCATCACCACATACGGCCAATACGCCCGCAGCCCCAGATTCGCCAACGGACTCTTGCACAGGAACAGGTGAAACCACGTCAATCCGCCAAACACCTGCGCCGCCACGACCAAGCCGGCACGTTGCCGATCCGTTAGTTTCCAGGCGTCGCGGTAGGAAGACCCCGATCCGCTCAAAATCCCCGCCAACGTCGACATCACGCTCAACAGTGCCAGCGTCGCCGCCATTCCTAACATCAGCGGCTTGACCAACTGGTCGGATTGACCGGCAACACGAACGACGCCTTCTTGGACCAACGTCGCGACCAGCGATCCCATCGCCAGCGAAATCGCCAAAGCAAATCCGCTTCGAACCGCGTTCTTCCATCGTTCCAAGATCTGGGCGCCGAGCAACTTTGGCACGCCGAACGACAATCCGATCGCAACAAACACCCAACCCACGAACCAGCGTGTGGAGAGCGAAACCATCGGATGGGGATCGTCGCCCACGTTCACACTGGCCCACATCGCGATCGACGTCAATGCAACAAACATCGCCAGATGCCGAACGATCTCGCGCCCCGTCCGCTCGGCCAATTCCCCCAGCGAAGCGGCCAACAAGGCGACGCCGCAGATCGCAACCGGGACCAGGGTGCTGGAGTTGTATTCGAACAACAAGTAACTCGTCAGCGCGACGACCAAGATCACCGTGCCCACCGCGACATGCGTCAACACTCGGGCAAACCGCTGAATCGAAATCGATGCGGACAACTTCCCATCGGCAATCAAGCCAGTCCACCAGGCACCGACCCGATTCATCGCCCGGCAAATCCCCGCGGCGGAAAACACGATCGCTGCCAGCGTCATCGGTGCGATCAAACACATCACGGTGACCAAGGTTTCGCTGCGGGCCAACCGGTCGACCCCGATCCTGATGCCCAGCAGCGTCGCCGAAACGAGAACAGTCGCGACCGCCGTCTCGCCGGCCGAGGGCCGTCCGGGCCGACAACTGACCGACAGCGCGACGGCCAGTCCGATCCCCAGTCGCAGCCACAGCAAGGGGTCGTCCACAACCGCCAGCGGGGCGAAGTCGACCGCTGACATCGTCACGGCCAGCAACTCCAATGACAACGCCGCCAGCACCAGCACCGCGGTCTCGCTGTCGGGCAACATCGCACGGCGCCGGCGCGCGTCCGGTTCGTCCGAATCCCGGTCGGGACAGGCCAGACGCCAGACCAACGCCCAGGCCGCGATCCAGGTCAACAGCATCGTCCAAAGCACAAACTCCGATCGAGAATTCGCTTCGACGAGTTGGAACACAAACACCAAGCCGCTCGCGATCGCATACCAACTGAACAACCGAGTGATCACCGTCGATCGTTTCGTGATCGACCGCCCGCGTCCAATCTCTCCATCAGCCAACACGGCCCGTGTCGTGACCAGAATGCCAGCGGCGACACTGGCGATCAAACCGACCGTGGCATCTCGCGTCACCGAACCGTCGAACAAACACAACAGCGTCGCCCCAACGATCAAGATTCCCGCGTGCCACCGGTCCAGACGAACGGATGAATCCCGCACAAATGCCACTCGACAAACTTCGAAAATCGAGACCGCCGCCACTGCCGTCCAAACCATCGGTAACCATTGATGCGGCAATATCGATGGCACGGCGAGTTGCGACAGCCACATCGCGATGTGGCCCGACATCAAACTGAGCGAGATCGGCCATGAGATCGGACCGGCCAAACGCAGTGCCGGACCGACAAGACGATTCCAAAACAGCATGCAGCAGGCCGCCATCGTCGATAGCACCCATCCCGTCGGATGATGCAACTGCATCCACGAATCGTCTCGCAACACGACCCCCGTGATCAAACCGATGGCAGTCGACAACGCGACGGCGGCACAGCCGACGAGCGACACATCGATCGCCCGTGGCAACATCGGTTGATCCGGTTCGGATCGTAAACGCGATGGCACAAATCGCAACGTGACCGCATACACGCCACTGGCGATCGCCGCGGATTGAATCCAGACCCACCACTGGGCCGGCACCCACAACGGCATCAACAGAATCACCACCGCTGGAACCAGCAAGGCCGAGACAATGGCCAACACGCTGGAGCGATCACGATGGCCGAGCCATCCGGACATGATCGCGCCGGTCGCCCACCAGGCCGCAACCGATAGCGTGACAAACCGATCCGGCCGAATACCTTGCTGCACCATCGGCACCCAACCACTGGTCAACAGGCAACCCGACGACACGGCGATGAACGCCAATCCGATGGCGGTCAACACACCACCGCCGGTCGAACCGCCCAACACCATCACGTGATCGCCGGATGCTGATTCACGTCGCAACAAGTCGATGGCAAAACATCCCGCCGCCGCCAAGGACGTCGCCAAAACGAGTTGTTCCGACGGGTCGACCAACATTCGAATCCCGACCTGCCAGCCGATCCAACCGAATCCACTGGCCAAATGCAAACAGGGAAAAACCGATCGCTGGCCGAAGAACACCGCTTCGCCGCGGGCGCCCCAATGCAACACCAGCCCACCGGCCAAGAGCACCGCGATCGGCAGTGTCAATCCGTTGAACAGGCTCGTGGCCGTTCCCGTACCGACGGTGACCACCAGTGATCCGAATGACAGTGCGGCCCCCACCCCCAACAACACCGTTGACGTTTGAATCACCAGCCCCCGAGTCAGAACGTCCCAAGGCTGTTCGGCCGAGTTGTACCAACTGAAGCGAGCGACGAAAGATGAACTCCGTGATCCCTCCGCGACGTTTTGGAATGCTCCGATCAGGGCGTCCCTGCCGGAGATCGCGGCGACCACCAACCAACCGAGTCCCGACCATGCCCAGAACGCTTCGCCGCTGCGCCACGCCGCTACGGTCAACAACGAATCATCGAACCCATAGTGCCCCACCATGACGGCTGTTACGACCAGGTAGCAACGGGCAAAATAAAGATGCAACGTGTTGCGATCGGTCAGCCCGATCCACAGCCAGGCGAGCACACAGGAAAACGACACCGCGATCGCTTTGAGCGTGTTCGCATCGTGAACGGCGTCAACTTCCGTCACGTCAAACACTAACAGAATCGAAACCGCCGCGGCACCGAGCAGGAACCCGGATGCCGTCGCCCGAAACGCCTGCGCCAACGCGTTTTGTTTCCACAAGATCTCGGCGGCCACGATGCCCGCAACCGCGGTTGCCAGCAGCGTCCACATCGCGGGTATCCAGCCCGGAAACGCTTGTCCGATGACCAGCGGTTTCAGCACCGACAACCAGAACGCAAACATCACCGCCGTACCGATTCCCGCGACCAGCTTTGCATCGGCCGGCAACGTGATCCGAGCAGCAGCGACGACCAGGGCAACGGCGGCCGTCCCCAGCAGCACGGGCAACACCCAGCTGGGAATCGCCCCCATCCAACTCGTCGGAGCGACCGTCAACAAGGCGGCATTCGCGGTTGCGTAGGCCAGCCAGGCGGCCGCGGTAAAAGTCATCGCCTTGCGCTGATCTGCCGAACGCAGCAGCAACGCGATCCCGATCGTGACCAAACCGATGCCCAACGACGCCAGCATCGGTTCGCCACCGATCAATCGCTTCCAGACCGGAAACTGGGACCAGGCGAGATCATTGGCCCAGGCCGGCGAACTGAGCAGGAACGCCATCGAGACGGGCGCCGTTGCGATCACCGTCCAATGAGGTGCTCGCAGAACAAACGCCGCCAACACAGCGGCGGCGGAAAACGAAACCGCCCAGGTCCAAAGCCAGCCCGGTGACGTCATCATCGGAATCAGCAACGTGCCGCCGGCCAACAGCCCCAGTGACGCCATCACCGTTCCGCCGAGCGCCAGCTTCGGCCGTCGACGATCACCCGCAAGCGATCCCGCTGCCGCCGCCAACAACACCAGGCCGGGAAGCGTCGACACGGCCAGCCCCAACCAACCGGTATCAAAGCTCCGCAACATGAAAGCGACGTATCCGGCAAGCACCGCCAGGGTGAACGCGGAGACGCCGATCACCAGCGCGCGGCGCCACGACGTATTGCCTTTCAGTCTCCCGTGCACGTTTCGCGGAATCAACCAGGTGATCGCGGCCGCGACGGCAAACGATCCCGCGTACGCGACGAATCCGGCCGATACGTCCCACACACGTACCGCAGCGGGAACGAACGGCAGCACCGCGGCCGGACCGGCGACGCCCAACGTCATCGCCGGCGCCGCGGACGAACCGACCAGCGCGCGACTGGATTGCCAAATCAACGTGATGTAGATTGCGGCGGCGCCCAGAATCGACAACACGGTGATCGGATCATTGAGCATCACCGACGCATCATCGATCCCTCCGGTCGACAGTCCCGTCAAGATGCCCAAGGGCACCAACAGCATCGCGATCACAAGCGTCGCCCGGCTGGTATCCTGCAACCGCCAGCGAAACAGCGTGTACAACCCCGCGCCAAAGATCGCGGTGTTGCCGGTCAAAAAGATCAACGAAGGGATCACGCGGTGCATTTGCGTGATCGTGGTCCACAGACTCATCACCAGCCCGATCGAACAGACGACGATCAGCAATCCCGCGATCAACTCTCCCCATCGAATGTTGTGGGCCGCCAAGAATTCGGCAAGCGATTGGCCGAGCGACGCACGTGGCGACAGCATCGTCGGCGTTGATGAAACCGGTCGGTCGGTCGCAGTGGAGGGTTCGCCGACCGGCGTGGCGGCGGCGGCAGTCGGACGCGGCGCCAGAAAATCGTCGAGTGTCGGTTGGCGTTCAGCCGCACCGTGGCCTTCGGTGTGTGCCGCAATCGCATCGGCGGACGAAGCCGTCGGAGAGTAAATCGCGGCGGCGTCAGAGGCTGCAGCGCCGACCACGTTGTCGTCGGGCGTGGCTTCGACGACCGCGGTTGGGCGCTCAAGCCCTGGATCGGATGCGGGCCCTGAATGGGATGTGGTCGGTTGGGCAGTGCTCTGCCAGGGGGCGTGACCGAGCTGGTCGATCTTGGTGCGGAGTTTCTGCGCTTCGGCGGGACTGATCAGCAGCGCCGCAGCCATCCGGCTGATCACGCGGTTTGCAGCCTGGACATCCTCGTCGCGATCGATAACGTTCCTCGCCGCATCGTCGCCGCCTGCGATCGCGTGGAACAGTGCCGCGACGGCCAGCCATGACAGATGACCGACCAGCGTGACAATGATCCAAACGATGGTGATTGCGATAAAAACGGTCATCACGGCGGGTCTCGATGGAACGTCAGAAGCCAAAACGTTGCTCACGGGTTGGAAAGAGCCCACCTTTCACTCGACGTTTCTAGCTATTTCATACGCATTTCCCGCCTAAGACCCGAATTTTGCTGGGGTTTGAGGATCTCGGAGGGATAGCAGCCAGTCAGCCGGAGGTGAGCGCCGCGACGCGGCCGGAAAGTGGGTTTGCCCCCGTCCAAGGTCATCCCCCATTGGCATGCGCGACGTGGGGTAAGCTTCCAGCTTGCCATCCGTCACGCACCGTGTGACGTACCGGTCTCGTTCCCAGGCTCTGCTCTACGCCGTGAACGATTTCTTTCCTGTGTTTTACAAGGTGTTAGCGGCAGGGCGCGAGCCCTCCGGTTCCACAACGTTGCAAAAACACCGGAGGGCTCGCGCCCTGCCGCTAAAAAATCGTTCACGGCGCAGGGCTCTGCTTGGGGGACGCGTTCGCCGGCGGAGCCGGCGAGGACGGCAAGCAAGATGCTTACCCCACGGCCGCTACGCGGCGCGATACAGAATGCCAGATCGGTTGCGTCCGATCGGCTCGATCGCCTGGGTGTGCTTGAGCACATACGCGATTTTTTGTGCGAACCACCGCGGGCGGCCGGTCACCCGCGCGATGTCTTCGGTCGTAAACGACTCGGTCTGGCGATCCAGTCCCACCAGTTCAAAGAGATCATCGGCACTGCGAAGTTCCAACGTCGATTCGATCTGTTCGAGTGAAACATCGGCGACTTGATAGTCTTTGCGCCAGCGGCGTCGATGTCGGCGGCTGGGGACACGCGTTTGTTCCACGTGCAGCAGCGCCAATTCCAAAATCAAATTCGGATGCGGAAACACGCGCGTGAAATAGATCAAGTCTTCGAACAGATCCAGCGTGTCGCCGCGTTTGGGACTCATCCGTCGCGACGTCACTTTTCCGCGCGCCGTCTTCTTCTTGGCGATCCGAGTTCGCAGGATGATCGGTTTGACCACCCGGACGGTGTGGCGATGCAGCAGCGCGTTGATTTTGGATTTGATCGCCGAAAGGGACGCGCATTGCACTTCGATCAATTCATCGTTTCGAACCGCATCAATCCGATAACGCCCGACGACGACTTCGGTTTGTGACGCGTCACAGGCGTAGTGGAGTTTCAACTGTTGATGCAGCGACGTTTCCACTATTCCGGCTCGATCCCGAAATCGCGAATGGTGGTCAACGTTTTGAGTTTCAATCCGCGGGCCGCAAACGCGGCTTCGCCGCCGGCCAGCCGGTCGATGATCCCGATGACTTCGCGGACCTTGAGCCCGAACGCTTCGGCCGCCTCGACGGCTTTGAGCGCGCTGCCGCCGCTGGTGATCACGTCTTCGACGATCACCACTTCCTGGCCGGGTTCCACTGGCCCTTCGACCTGTTTGCCCATGCCGTGCCCCTTCGGTTCCTTGCGAACCATGAAACCTTTCAGCGGCAGATCTTGTTGTCCGGCCACGGTGACGATCGCGGCGGTGATCG
Encoded here:
- the pyrE gene encoding orotate phosphoribosyltransferase, which translates into the protein MTYNKQDLIDLLGSEALQRGEFTLASGKKASYYLDCRRITLHPKGAGLVAAGMLAEIQASGPLPAAVGGMAIGADPITAAIVTVAGQQDLPLKGFMVRKEPKGHGMGKQVEGPVEPGQEVVIVEDVITSGGSALKAVEAAEAFGLKVREVIGIIDRLAGGEAAFAARGLKLKTLTTIRDFGIEPE
- a CDS encoding PQQ-binding-like beta-propeller repeat protein, with the protein product MIARRFANYVAHLALLSILTASVVAADDWPMWRYDATRSAASPNELDSELSLVWQKPFSARTQAWDDPLNLDLMTYDRVFEPIVIDGRLIVGFNDRDKVVAMDTDTGQQLWTFYTEAPVRMPPVGSRGHVYFTSDDGCLYCVDAADGKLQWKFNAAPNSQHAIGNRRLTSAWPARGGPVVRDDTVYFAASIWPFMGTFLYALDAQTGEVRWVNDRTGSQYIKQPHSAPSFAGVAPQGALVATESLLIVPGGRSVPAVFERRNGEMRYFELNAGGKGTGGSFVAADDQHFYVHTRQKGTRAFKLDDGVKTAFMPNEPVLHHGRVYSAESKDRQNVVRAYRADQKLDWEINADGSGDLILAGHQLVAAGANQISVIQLPDENRPARIVKSIPIDKPIERLIVADGKLFAVSIDGHLLCYGRRSNNDTYPQRAKLDLPRRTAIDDSGSARQTAGELLATGDASGYAFWFGRCDHPTALALAAESPFVQLAIVDSDSTAIDPTRRRLDADDRYGRVTIHHSDPLSFQPPNYVANMVFVADAEQLDEAEIESIYQCVRPYGGVMHLLGRDNRDAIARRVVAMHLEQAVVTTGEHGVIVRRVGALPGSADWTHQYGDIANTVKSNDSRVKLPLGVLWFGGSSNMDVLPRHGHGPPEQVVGGRLFIQGMNSLSARDVYTGRVLWKRDFADLGTFDVYYDQTYENLPLDPKYNQVHIPGANARGTNYVVTEDRVYIVEGSVCHALDPATGELINDFQLPMSATGEQEQWGYLGVYQDVLIGGLGFAMYRQRNNLSFDSDKKLKSNKAGFGSKSFDRAASVALVGFDRHSGKQLWKVDARHSFWHNGIVAGGGKVYCLDRTPKQIEDALLRRGQSRSDTYRIVAIDFQTGEQTWEINDNIFGSWLGYSEQHDLLLQAGAKASDRLADEVAAGMAVYHGDDGSVKWSDPSLKYSGPCILHNDLIITNANSYSESAGAFFLQTGQPKLVENPLTGQLQPWKITRAYGCNSIIASENLLTFRSGAAGFYDLLTHSGTGNLGGFKSGCTANLVVANGVLNAPDYTRTCSCAYQNQTSLALVHMPAIETWSVHNGASDTPSGEMIRNLAINFGAPGDRRDEDGMLWLEHPVVAGDSPPLSVTTNPETRYFSRHSSTAAAADRPWVAASGAEGITELRLALTLRDKNDAPGEGEEEPELKRYDVELVFAAPVTGEQGVRVFDVHLQNKRVAENVTIDGADHVTSTLVLRDVEIRNEVQLKFIAKQGSPVLSGIKLKRH